From the Manihot esculenta cultivar AM560-2 chromosome 3, M.esculenta_v8, whole genome shotgun sequence genome, one window contains:
- the LOC110611974 gene encoding non-specific lipid transfer protein GPI-anchored 5 has translation MAHREIATSLALIVVSMLWAGAMAQSSCTNVLISMSPCLNYITGNTSTPSSQCCTQLSSVVRSSPQCLCEVLKGGGSSLGININQTQALALPGACNVQTPPISSCNAASPAASPEGTTEGPTRTPGTGSKTVPSTEADGTSSGSSMKLSISLLAFLLFAASYVSTFTTY, from the exons ATGGCACACAGAGAAATAGCAACGAGTTTGGCTCTGATCGTTGTGAGCATGCTATGGGCAGGAGCTATGGCTCAGTCTAGTTGTACTAACGTGTTAATAAGCATGTCACCATGCCTGAATTACATCACAGGGAACACCTCAACTCCATCTTCACAGTGCTGCACACAGCTTTCAAGTGTTGTTCGCTCTTCACCCCAGTGCTTGTGTGAGGTTCTAAAGGGTGGCGGCTCATCACTTGGAATCAACATCAACCAGACCCAGGCTCTCGCCTTACCTGGTGCTTGCAATGTTCAGACTCCACCCATTAGTTCTTGCAATG CTGCTTCTCCAGCCGCCTCTCCAGAAGGGACAACAGAAGGTCCAACCAGAACTCCAG GAACTGGATCCAAAACAGTACCATCAACAGAAGCAGATGGAACCTCAAGTGGAAGCTCCATGAAGTTGTCAATCTCATTGCTTGCGTTCCTTCTTTTTGCAGCTTCATATGTTTCAACCTTCACGACATACTGA
- the LOC110611971 gene encoding uncharacterized N-acetyltransferase p20 → MEQESFAPAATDLQEGGDQFSNISFRPLDVSDVDDFMVWASDERVTHFCSFNPYTSKEDGINYIKNTVIPHPWLRAICLNNRPIGAISVTKNSGNDVCRGELGYVLAARYWGKGIATKAVKMVAKTIFSERPELERLEALVDVENVGSQRVLEKAGFTREGVLRKYFIRKGRSRDMVMFSLLSTDPVI, encoded by the coding sequence ATGGAACAGGAGTCTTTTGCACCAGCAGCAACAGACTTGCAAGAAGGGGGTGATCAattctccaatatctcttttcgTCCATTGGATGTCTCCGATGTTGATGATTTCATGGTCTGGGCTTCTGATGAGAGAGTGACTCACTTTTGTAGTTTTAACCCTTACACTAGCAAGGAAGATGGCATCAACTATATCAAAAACACTGTCATACCCCACCCATGGTTGAGAGCAATATGCCTTAACAACAGGCCTATTGGAGCTATTTCAGTGACAAAGAATTCTGGTAACGACGTATGCAGAGGTGAGCTAGGCTATGTTCTGGCAGCCCGTTATTGGGGCAAGGGAATTGCAACAAAGGCAGTGAAAATGGTGGCCAAAACCATTTTTAGCGAACGGCCAGAACTAGAGAGACTTGAAGCCTTGGTAGATGTAGAAAATGTGGGCTCACAAAGAGTCCTAGAGAAAGCTGGCTTCACGAGGGAAGGTGTTCTGAGAAAGTATTTTATTCGGAAGGGAAGGTCTAGAGACATGGTGATGTTTAGTCTTCTTTCTACTGATCCTGTAATTTGA
- the LOC110611972 gene encoding uncharacterized N-acetyltransferase p20 yields MDPSRISLRPFNCSDVDEFLKWASDDRVTRYLRWNTIASREEALEYIEKVAIPHPWRQSICLDDRSIGYVSIRPESGDCRCRAPVGYAVSAEHWGQGIATIALKIAVSSVFKDFPDLVRLEALVEVENKGSQRVLEKVGFLKEGFLRKYGYCKGEIRDMFIYSFLSSDMFL; encoded by the coding sequence ATGGATCCTTCAAGAATTTCACTCCGTCCCTTTAATTGTTCCGATGTTGACGAGTTCCTGAAATGGGCTAGTGATGATAGAGTAACTAGATATCTAAGATGGAACACCATTGCCTCCAGGGAAGAAGCTTTAGAATATATAGAGAAGGTTGCCATCCCCCATCCTTGGCGTCAGTCCATATGTTTGGATGATCGTTCAATAGGATACGTATCAATCAGGCCAGAATCAGGGGATTGTAGATGCAGAGCACCTGTTGGCTATGCAGTATCTGCAGAACACTGGGGACAAGGGATAGCCACAATTGCATTGAAGATTGCAGTTTCAAGTGTGTTCAAAGATTTTCCTGATTTGGTCAGGCTTGAAGCCCTTGTAGAGGTAGAGAATAAGGGATCTCAAAGAGTACTTGAAAAAGTTGGGTTCTTGAAAGAAGGTTTCTTAAGGAAATATGGGTATTGTAAAGGTGAAATTAGAGACATGTTTATCTACAGCTTCTTATCATCAGACATGTTTCTGTGA